One window of the Trifolium pratense cultivar HEN17-A07 linkage group LG2, ARS_RC_1.1, whole genome shotgun sequence genome contains the following:
- the LOC123907383 gene encoding oxysterol-binding protein-related protein 1D, whose protein sequence is MNPLCCIAPVSIDRDRGNSVVSKSNTQCQLGLDSSIKTVNSASKSSFSTHDSSVTGDSVKSSFAGGLNHEDDDDDVVVYEAKDCKVLNGGVAGSVAGILYKWVNYGKGWRSRWFVLEDGVLSYYKIHGPDKILTSPAKDRSVRVIGDESSKFVKKSNWNRSGNGATKQCKPFGEIHLKVSSVRFSKSDDKRLSVFTGTRTLHLRCVSREDRAMWIEALQSAKDLFPRALTSSDLATPEDIVVSTEKLRSRLSQEGINEEIINDCESIMLSEVSYLQGKLKFLQQKHVMLLDTLKQLETEKIELETTVVDETKERESYCGQANRRFSDFYSVMSEGSATDSVVDNESQDGADAETDDEDGTYFDTNETLYSDALRSASYRSREGTGNASIYDRDFNLHDGLHGFEMAIKDISYPYVKRRDNLPEPKEKDKPVGLWSIIKDNIGKDLSGVCLPVYFNEPLSSLQKCFEDLEYSNLVDRALEWGKQGNELMRILNIAAFAVSGYASTEGRQCKPFNPLLGETYEADYPDKGVKFFSEKVSHHPMVVACHCEGRGWKFWADSNLKGKFWGRSIQLDPVGVLTLQFEDGETFQWSKVTTSIYNIILGKIYCDHYGTMHIKGSGNYSCKLKFKEQSIIDRNPHQVHGFVQDNRTGEKVAMLIGKWDEAMYYVLGDPTTKPKGYDPMTEAALLWEKDNYVPKTRYNLSPFAISLNEIVPGLLVKLPPTDSRLRPDQRHLENGEYEYANAEKLRLEQLQRQARKMQERGWQPRWFKKDEDGSYRYMGGYWEAREKNNWDGIPDIFGQGCDLPSCSEENVSY, encoded by the exons ATGAATCCTCTATGCTGCATTGCTCCGGTTTCGATCGATCGAGATCGAGGCAACTCAGTAGTGTCCAAATCGAATACTCAGTGTCAGTTAGGGTTAGATTCGTCGATTAAAACGGTTAACTCTGCTTCCAAATCCAGTTTTTCAACTCATGACTCGTCGGTTACAGGTGATTCGGTTAAATCATCTTTTGCTGGTGGTTTGAAtcatgaagatgatgatgatgatgttgttgtttacGAGGCTAAAGATTGTAAGGTGTTAAATGGCGGTGTTGCTGGTAGTGTGGCTGGGATATTGTATAAATGGGTGAATTATGGTAAAGGTTGGAGGTCTAGGTGGTTTGTTTTGGAAGATGGTGTGCTTTCTTATTATAAGATTCATGGACCTGATAAGATCTTGACGAGTCCTGCTAAGGATAGGAGTGTTAGAGTCATCGGAGATGAGTCGTCGAAGTTTGTGAAAAAGTCGAATTGGAATCGAAGTGGTAATGGAGCTACTAAGCAATGCAAGCCTTTTGGTGAGATACATTTGAAG GTTTCTTCAGTTCGCTTCAGCAAGTCTGATGACAAGCGGCTTTCCGTATTTACTGGGACAAGAACTCTTCACTTGAGGTGTGTGTCTAGAGAAGATAGGGCCATGTGGATTGAAGCCCTGCAGTCTGCAAAAGATCTTTTTCCCAGAGCTCTAACAAGCAGCGATCTTGCAACTCCAGAAGATATCGTAGTTTCGACAGAGAAGCTGCGATCAAGATTATCACAGGAAGGCATAAATGAAGAAATCATTAATGACTGTGAGTCTATCATGCTATCTGAAGTCTCATATCTTCAAGGCAAGTTGAAGTTTCTTCAGCAGAAACATGTTATGTTGTTGGACACCTTAAAACAACTGGAg acGGAGAAAATAGAGTTGGAAACTACTGTAGTAGATGAAACAAAGGAACGTGAGTCATATTGCGGACAAGCGAATAGAAGGTTTAGTG ATTTCTATTCTGTTATGTCGGAAGGCAGTGCTACAGACTCGGTAGTCGATAATGAAAGTCAAGATGGAGCAGATGCTGAAACAGATGATGAAGATGGAACATATTTTGATACAAACGAGACTTTATATTCAGATGCCTTAAGAAGTGCTTCCTATCGAAGTAGAGAAGGTACAGGCAATGCCAGTATATATGATAGAGATTTTAATCTCCATGATGGTTTGCATGGGTTTGAGATGGCGATCAAAGATATAAGCTATCCTTATGTCAAAAGAAGGGATAATTTACCAGAACCAAAAGAGAAAGACAAACCTGTTGGCTTGTGGTCAATTATTAAAGACAATATCGGGAAGGATCTTTCTGGAGTTTGTCTCCCTGTTTATTTTAATGAACCACTCTCTTCATTGCAAAAGTGTTTTGAAGACCTGGAGTACTCAAACCTAGTTGACAGAGCATTGGAATGGGGAAAGCAG GGGAATGAATTGATGAGAATTCTAAATATTGCAGCATTTGCTGTGTCTGGCTATGCGTCCACTGAAGGTCGACAGTGTAAACCTTTCAATCCTCTGCTTGGGGAGACTTACGAAGCTGACTATCCAGATAAAGGAGTTAAATTTTTTTCGGAAAAG GTTAGTCATCATCCAATGGTTGTTGCTTGTCACTGTGAGGGAAGAGGATGGAAGTTCTGGGCAGACTCCAATTTGAAAGGAAAGTTCTGGGGGCGTTCTATTCAGTTAGATCCTGTGGGTGTTCTCACCCTACAGTTTGAAGATGGTGAAACATTTCAGTGGAGCAAGGTCACTACTTCCATATACAATATTATACTGGGTAAAATTTATTGTGACCACTATGGTACTATGCACATCAAGGGGAGCGGAAACTACTCTTGCAAACTGAAGTTCAAAGAGCAATCTATCATAGACCGAAATCCACATCAG GTCCATGGGTTTGTTCAAGACAACAGAACTGGAGAGAAGGTAGCAATGTTAATTGGGAAGTGGGACGAAGCAATGTATTATGTACTTGGGGATCCAACTACAAAGCCCAAAGGTTATGATCCCATGACAGAAGCTGCATTATTGTGGGAAAAGGACAACTATGTCCCCAAGACGAGATACAACCTCTCTCCCTTTGCAATTTCCTTGAATGAAATAGTGCCCGGTTTATTGGTGAAGTTGCCTCCGACTGACTCAAGGTTGAGACCAGATCAAAGACATCTGGAAAATGGGGAGTATGAATATGCAAATGCAGAGAAACTAAGGCTTGAACAATTGCAGAGACAG GCAAGAAAGATGCAAGAAAGAGGATGGCAGCCCAGATGGTTTAAGAAGGATGAAGATGGTTCTTACCGATACATGGGTGGCTATTGGGAGGCAAGAGAAAAGAACAATTGGGATGGAATCCCTGATATATTTGGACAAGGTTGTGATTTGCCTTCATGTTCTGAAGAGAATGTATCCTACTGA
- the LOC123903721 gene encoding protein SDA1 homolog, with product MPSRGGVPVAEALLPSGRNPERLSLPALQSKMKCDPEGYESELLLIRSQFDSSLELFKQQADMNFTSISGISNDPTVARDLAEKAMFLSHVTSFFPQHLTDFPHKVAELLHRAARTLPSGLRNDLAKSLILLINRGIVSIKEMLPLFMELQTLGDKPLRELAFKHIVKSIKRMNLKHKDEAKNRALQNILFVMLQQEDEDRARRALVTLCDLHKRQIWFDERTANAICTACFHPSSRIMISSLCFLLDYEKIENYQDSDDSSSDEDTTESPQVILRRETVYKAKHQGTLASKKKKKNKLDRIVRNMKKKQRISSERNNNIYYSPLNNLIDPQGFVEKLFARLQKCNERFEVKMMMLKVIARTVGLHQLILLNFYPYLQKYIQPHQRDVTNLLAAAVQACHDMVPPDAVEPLFKQIVNQFVHDRSRPEAITVGINAVREICLRMPLLMNEDLLQDLALYKKSHEKGVSIAARSLIALFREICPSLLIKKDRGRPTNPTARPKAYGEVNVASDVPDAELLQTIDDDVEQEGLNSDDSVCSGSDNDQESLNSDDENQLGSDDDDDEVNDHDVVSDDENDGCSDFENSEDVEDEEDDLEDSEEAEDEDGEISEDGGDGDDDLDTYSHDGSVETKTTLKGSAKKRKFSDFNDQLTAADTSLRALKKLAGTTTEDALPENEDGFLSTEDFQRIKELKAKKEARTALAQHGLVKSTTNKIRSSDQLSLKRVDGSMLEAHVKRKLNKQERLEMVKAGREERGKYQARAAVKQKKTGGLSNKQKEHKKIMPIVAKRKKMARTRIAKRKKDRRSGKQQRGKKAWKQ from the exons ATGCCTTCTCGCGGCGGCGTTCCAGTGGCGGAGGCACTTCTCCCCTCTGGCCGAAACCCCGAGAGACTAAGCCTCCCAGCACTCCAATCAAAGATGAAATGCGACCCTGAAGGTTACGAATCAGAACTTCTCCTTATCCGTAGCCAATTCGATTCATCACTCGAACTCTTCAAACAACAAGCTGATATGAACTTCACTTCAATCTCCGGCATCAGCAACGATCCCACCGTCGCTAGAGATCTCGCTGAAAAAGCTATGTTTCTCTCACACGTTACTAGCTTTTTCCCTCAACATCTCACTGATTTCCCTCACAAAGTTGCGGAATTGCTTCATCGTGCTGCACGAACGCTTCCTTCTGGATTGAGAAATGACCTAGCGAAATCGCTTATCTTGCTTATCAATCGAGGG ATTGTTAGTATTAAAGAGATGCTTCCGTTGTTTATGGAGCTTCAAACACTAGGTGATAAACCGTTGAGGGAATTGGCGTTTAAGCATATTGTTAAAAGTATAAAGCGTATGAACTTGAAGCATAAGGATGAAGCAAAAAACCGTGCACTTCAGAATATTCTTTTTGTTATGCTACag CAAGAGGATGAAGATCGGGCTAGGAGGGCGCTTGTGACTCTATGCGACCTTCACAAGAGACAAATATGGTTTGATGAGAGAACGGCAAATGCAATTTGCACTGCTTGCTTTCATCCATCgtcaag AATCATGATATCATCATTATGCTTTCTGCTTGATTATGAGAAGATTGAAAACTACCAAGATAGTGATGATTCAAGCAGTGACGAAGACACGACTGAATCACCGCAAGTTATTCTTAGAAGGGAGACAGTTTATAAG GCAAAACACCAAGGTACATTAGCTagcaagaagaaaaagaaaaacaaattagacCGCATAGTGCGCAACATGAAAAAGAAACAGCGGATATCTTCTGAAAGGAACAATAACATCTATTATTCACCACTGAACAATCTGATAGATCCCCAG GGTTTTGTTGAGAAGCTGTTCGCACGTCTGCAGAAATGTAATGAAAGATTCGAG GTCAAGATGATGATGTTGAAAGTGATTGCTCGGACAGTTGGGCTTCACCAGTTAATTTTGTTAAACTTTTACCCTTATCTTCAGAAATATATCCAG CCCCATCAACGAGATGTTACAAATTTGCTTGCAGCAGCGGTTCAGGCTTGTCATGATATG GTTCCTCCTGATGCAGTTGAGCCCTTATTCAAACAAATTGTCAATCAATTTGTACACGACCGCTCACGTCCAGAg GCTATCACTGTTGGAATAAATGCTGTCAGGGAGATATGCCTGCGTATGCCTCTG TTGATGAATGAAGACCTACTACAAGACCTTGCTCTATATAAGAAGTCACATGAGAAGGGAGTATCCATAGCCGCTCGATCTCTGATTGCATTATTCCGAGAG ATTTGCCCTTCACTGCTAATTAAAAAGGACCGAGGGCGACCTACTAACCCTACGGCAAGACCAAAGGCCTATGGAGAAGTCAATGTTGCGTCTGACGTTCCTGATGCTGAGTTGTTGCAGACTATTGACGATGATGTTGAGCAGGAAGGTTTAAATTCTGATGATTCTGTATGCAGTGGCTCAGACAATGACCAGGAAAGTTTAAATTCTGATGATGAGAACCAGCTAggcagtgatgatgatgatgatgaagtcaATGATCATGATGTTGTATCAGATGATGAAAACGATGGATGTTCTGATTTTGAAAACAGTGAAGATGTTGAAGACGAGGAGGATGATCTAGAAGATAGTGAAGAGGCTGAGGATGAGGATGGTGAGATTTCGGAAGATGGAGGAGATGGAGATGATGATCTCGATACTTATAGTCATGATGGAAGTGTGGAGACAAAAACTACATTAAAAGGCTCGGCAAAAAAGAGGAAGTTTAGCGATTTCAATGATCAACTTACAGCTGCTGATACAAGTCTCCGGGCTTTGAAGAAATTGGCAGGGACAACAACGGAGGATGCCCTACCAGAAAATGAAGATGGATTTCTTTCTACCGAAGACTTCCAGAGGATCAAGGAACTAAAG GCAAAAAAAGAGGCAAGAACTGCATTAGCACAGCACGGGCTTGTAAAGTCAACAACAAATAAGATTCGAAGCTCTGATCAACTAAGTTTAAAGCGAGTGGATGGTTCCATGCTTGAA GCTCATGTAAAGAGAAAGCTTAACAAGCAGGAGAGGCTGGAAATGGTTAAAGCAGGGAGGGAGGAAAGAGGAAAGTACCAGGCCAGAGCTGCTGTAAAACAGAAAAAG ACGGGTGGTCTAAGTAACAAACAGAAGGAACACAAGAAAATTATGCCGATAGTTGCAAAGAGGAAAAAGATGGCAAGAACTCGGATAGCCAAAAGGAAAAAAGATCGGCGATCTGGTAAACAACAACGCGGGAAGAAAGCATGGAAACAGTAA